From Aedes albopictus strain Foshan chromosome 1, AalbF5, whole genome shotgun sequence, one genomic window encodes:
- the LOC109423646 gene encoding LOW QUALITY PROTEIN: growth/differentiation factor 8 (The sequence of the model RefSeq protein was modified relative to this genomic sequence to represent the inferred CDS: substituted 1 base at 1 genomic stop codon), producing MXTPYIEIEFRDAPKKRIKRNLSLDCDENDNETRCCRYPLTVDFEKFGWDWIIAPKRYEASYCAGECMLSFLPKYEHTHVMQLSTSAIPCCSPKKMSPIKLLYFDLSYRVIYSTIPNMIVEKCSCS from the coding sequence ATGTAGACCCCCTACATCGAGATCGAATTTCGCGACGCGCCGAAGAAGCGCATCAAGCGGAACCTTTCGCTGGACTGCGACGAGAACGACAACGAAACCCGCTGCTGCCGCTACCCGCTGACGGTGGACTTTGAAAAGTTCGGCTGGGACTGGATCATCGCTCCGAAGCGCTACGAGGCGTCCTACTGTGCCGGCGAGTGTATGCTGAGCTTCCTGCCCAAGTACGAGCACACCCACGTGATGCAGCTGAGCACTTCGGCCATTCCGTGCTGCTCGCCGAAGAAGATGAGCCCGATCAAGCTGCTGTACTTTGATTTGAGCTATCGCGTCATCTACAGCACCATTCCGAACATGATCGTCGAGAAGTGTAGTTGTTCCTAG
- the LOC134287764 gene encoding speckle-type POZ protein-like: MLGNSWKLCLHLWIDHTGFRRYVDAFLRVSDFKDQAKLNSNHLRYFIYALGNANRKVYSWASVALKYSPGGWRGHRDGSVEPYSFLKNEEVFPGGILTLRCEIISGENEYNALPEYQLHNQLRMLTDEKYTDVTVVVGERQIRAHKVMLAAHSPVFEAMFRADMQESSQNVIKIDDFDFEVVREMLIYIYSYSSPNIENLAGSLLRAADKYDLGRLKALCEQTLSAKVTVDTAVEYQALAALCSAASLQRSVAKFIADNIAEVLKTDEWKLMVQGHSLSYVLQKNKQNVEHNDEEYHLSNKLKPA; the protein is encoded by the coding sequence ATGTTAGGTAATTCGTGGAAACTATGCCTCCATTTATGGATTGACCACACTGGATTCAGGAGGTACGTCGACGCTTTCTTGAGAGTTTCTGATTTCAAAGATCAGGCTAAACTAAATTCAAATCATCTCAGATACTTCATATATGCATTGGGGAATGCCAATCGAAAAGTTTATTCTTGGGCCAGTGTGGCCCTAAAGTATTCGCCAGGAGGGTGGCGCGGACATAGAGACGGAAGCGTTGAGCCATACTCATTTCTCAAAAACGAAGAAGTATTCCCTGGAGGCATACTGACATTACGTTGTGaaataatttccggagaaaatgaATATAACGCTCTACCGGAATATCAGCTTCATAACCAGTTGAGAATGCTGACTGACGAAAAATATACGGATGTCACCGTGGTGGTTGGAGAAAGACAAATCAGAGCCCACAAAGTCATGTTGGCTGCCCACAGCCCCGTATTCGAAGCGATGTTTAGAGCAGACATGCAGGAAAGCAGCCAAAATGTGATTAAAATTGATGATTTTGACTTCGAAGTAGTGAGGGAAATGCTGATCTATATATATTCGTATTCTTCGCCGAACATTGAAAACCTGGCCGGTAGCCTCCTAAGAGCAGCGGACAAATACGACTTGGGCAGACTGAAAGCACTCTGTGAGCAGACGCTCAGTGCCAAAGTGACGGTGGATACCGCGGTGGAATATCAAGCCCTTGCCGCGCTTTGTAGTGCAGCTTCGTTGCAACGGAGTGTCGCAAAATTCATCGCAGACAATATAGCGGAGGTACTAAAAACAGATGAATGGAAACTTATGGTACAAGGGCATTCCCTCAGTTACGTTTTGCAGAAGAATAAACAAAATGTTGAGCACAATGATGAAGAGTACCACCTATCAAATAAGTTGAAGCCAGCCTAG